The genomic stretch TAGCTTGGTTACAATCTTTAAGTTTAATGACACCTTGGTTGGCTTTTTTTGTTTTATTAGCTACTGGAATTTATCTTAATTTAATTGCTGTCATTTTACTTTTGGTTATATCAGCAGGATTTTATATTTACTTAGGAAATTTAATTAGAAAAAAAGCTGAAAATCAGATTAATTCCGATATTTTAGATAAATTAAAAAAGGAACTAAGATCAACTATTGAAGAAAAAGAAGAAGAAAATTCTGAAACCTTAGCTAAAAATAAGCCTAGCAATATAAAAGAGAATCAGTTTCCTATTAAAATTGAACAAATACAACCAGATTTTACGCCAATAAATGAAGATGATTTAAAAGAAATTAAAAGTATTTTTGGTATTGATACTTTTTTTATTACAGAAACAATTCCTTATCAAGAGGGTGTTATTTTAAAAGGTAATTTACGGGGAGAAGCTGATTCTACTCATCAACATTTGACAGAAAAATTAACTCTTAAACTAGGAGATAAATATCGTTTATTTTTAGTAGAAACTCCCGAAGGAAAACCCGTTATCATTATTTTGCCTAGTACTAATGATCCAAAGTCTTTAACCTTAGCACAAAAAAATTTAGCCTTAGTATTGTTTTTAGCTACTATTTTTACTAGCATGGAAGCGATCGCATTGTTATTGGGATTTGATTTAGTGGGTAACTGGAATCGTTATCAGGAAGTCTTGCCCTTGTGTATCGGTTTATGGATAATTTTATTAGCTCATGAAATGGGACATCAGATTATCGGGGCAAAAAATAACGTTAAAATTAGTTTACCCTTCTTCTTACCTACTATTCAAATTGGTAGTTTTGGGGCTATTACTCGTTTTGAATCCTTAATACCTGATCGAACTGTATTGTTTGATATTTCTTTTGCTGGGCCTGCCTCTGGATTTGTTGTGTCTTTAACTATATTACTTTTAGGTTTTGTCGTGTCAGGTAGTGGCAGTACTTTTGAAATTCCGACAAACTTTTTTCAAGGTTCAATTTTAGTCGGTATTTTAGCCAAATTATTTTTCAATTCTAGTTTGCAAAGTGAATCTGTGGCAGTAAATCCTTTAATGATTTTAGGTTGGTTAGGATTAGTTATTACGGCGTTAAATCTATTACCTGCAGGACAACTCGATGGCGGTAGAATAATTCAAGCAATCTATGGTAGAAAAACCTGTCGTCGTGCTACGATCGGTACATTAATTGTTTTAGGTATCGTCAGTATCCTTAATCCCATTAACTCTTTACCTTTTTATTGGGCGATAGTAATTTTATTCTTACAAAGAGATTTAGAACGTCCTAGTCTAAACGAATTAACCGAACCTAATGATACTAGAGCCGCATGGGGATTAATATTAATTTTCTTATCCTTAACTACTCTAATCCCAATTACTCCTAGTTTAGCCAGTCGTTTAGGTATCGGTATGGGATTTTAAATAATCATTCGCCAAAATTAGGTATTTTCTGTCATTTTTTCTTTTTCCCTCCTATCATCGAAAATTTATGATAGATATGCAAGATCTAATCTAAATTTAATATATTTATATCGACAATCCACTTTTTTTATAAGTCATCAATAACATGATTAAAACAATCCTATTTTTATCTCTTTGGTTAGGATTTATTTTCTATGCAATCTTTTTCGCACCACCGGATAATCCTGAAACCTTAGACTTAATAATTAATCTTTCTACGGGTAAATGGGAAGGCATTAATCCTATTATTATTTGCCTATTTAACATTATGGGAATTTTACCTTTTATCTATGCTTCTTTGTTAATTATTGATGGCAGAAATCAAAAAATTAAAGCCTTTCCTTTTGTCATTGGTAGTTTCTTTTTAGGTGCATTTGCTTTATTACCTTACTTCGCTTTTCGTCGATCGAATCATGAATTTAGAGGGGAAAAAAATTTATTAATTAAAATCCTAGATTCTCGAATTTT from Geminocystis sp. NIES-3709 encodes the following:
- a CDS encoding site-2 protease family protein, which translates into the protein MFNLSQDFTTIAIILVALGIIFWGYKRAKPYGEIGILAWLQSLSLMTPWLAFFVLLATGIYLNLIAVILLLVISAGFYIYLGNLIRKKAENQINSDILDKLKKELRSTIEEKEEENSETLAKNKPSNIKENQFPIKIEQIQPDFTPINEDDLKEIKSIFGIDTFFITETIPYQEGVILKGNLRGEADSTHQHLTEKLTLKLGDKYRLFLVETPEGKPVIIILPSTNDPKSLTLAQKNLALVLFLATIFTSMEAIALLLGFDLVGNWNRYQEVLPLCIGLWIILLAHEMGHQIIGAKNNVKISLPFFLPTIQIGSFGAITRFESLIPDRTVLFDISFAGPASGFVVSLTILLLGFVVSGSGSTFEIPTNFFQGSILVGILAKLFFNSSLQSESVAVNPLMILGWLGLVITALNLLPAGQLDGGRIIQAIYGRKTCRRATIGTLIVLGIVSILNPINSLPFYWAIVILFLQRDLERPSLNELTEPNDTRAAWGLILIFLSLTTLIPITPSLASRLGIGMGF